A window from Patescibacteria group bacterium encodes these proteins:
- a CDS encoding NUDIX domain-containing protein, translated as MKYTITVGVFGIITNEQDKVLLCHRNDYDLWNLPGGGLEKGETPWECIVRESKEETGLDVKVSRLMGIYSKPHKDEVVFMFVCNVIDGKLTLNEEARDLRYFALNEIPKNTVPKQVERLKHYFEDKEKIYLKEQRGKSAIDMVKEGNL; from the coding sequence ATGAAATATACAATAACAGTCGGTGTTTTTGGGATAATTACAAACGAACAAGATAAGGTTTTGCTTTGTCATCGCAATGACTATGATTTATGGAATCTACCAGGTGGCGGACTTGAAAAAGGCGAAACTCCTTGGGAGTGTATTGTCCGTGAGTCTAAAGAAGAAACGGGTTTAGATGTGAAAGTTTCTCGTCTTATGGGTATTTACAGCAAACCTCATAAAGATGAAGTAGTTTTTATGTTCGTTTGTAATGTTATCGATGGTAAACTAACACTGAATGAAGAAGCGAGAGATTTAAGATATTTTGCTCTTAACGAAATCCCAAAAAACACCGTTCCAAAACAGGTCGAGAGATTAAAACATTATTTCGAGGATAAAGAGAAAATATATTTAAAAGAGCAAAGAGGAAAATCAGCTATTGATATGGTTAAAGAGGGGAATTTATAA
- a CDS encoding PEP-utilizing enzyme, with product MTKILKSDQIINGMINTKWYFLTKRPDIPPLPVWYKMKYSALRKENKKIYGTGIPWACFWYNNNTELYLHGDEYKTAIQNATKILYSKQKLNKHLLMLKQSCHDAKKAAAIFNRCHWESYDNVKIYNLYKTVVDKYVLLYIYGFITWCTLVLQNDAYKIVTDHKKELENITLTPDQALGILIVPDDTTIYQEKEEKLAKLSKKYRRTVAGYKSEKYLSDNHHQLNKEIKKFIKQYCWVGFNYVGPALDYKTVVKELLQAHDNTKQKTPTKKEIHKICKFNEREKHIFYALEMISYTKDLRNTTDDYIHYCFSIFYDEISKRTGLTKTDIQFLWDNELEKLLKSDNNISRPYIQKKRKFCAAFALLKSLKMKEYYIGHEASKKREFVFKNSNQILEKISQNIIKGTIASTGVVTGKVKIINNIKEVKKVKKGDILVTGMTSPKYMSAIYNSNAIITDDGGLTCHAAIIARELKKPCIIGTKTATRVLKDGDLVEVDANNGIVKIIQRK from the coding sequence ATGACTAAAATTTTAAAAAGCGATCAAATTATCAATGGCATGATAAATACCAAATGGTATTTTTTGACAAAGCGACCAGATATACCACCTTTGCCTGTTTGGTATAAAATGAAATATAGCGCTTTAAGAAAAGAGAATAAAAAAATTTACGGTACTGGCATCCCGTGGGCTTGCTTTTGGTATAACAATAATACTGAGTTGTATTTGCATGGGGATGAGTATAAAACCGCAATCCAAAATGCCACGAAAATATTATATTCGAAACAAAAATTAAACAAGCATTTATTAATGCTAAAACAATCCTGCCACGATGCTAAAAAGGCGGCGGCTATTTTTAACAGGTGCCACTGGGAAAGTTATGATAATGTTAAAATTTACAATCTGTACAAAACAGTTGTTGATAAATATGTTTTATTGTATATTTACGGCTTTATAACTTGGTGTACGCTGGTATTGCAAAATGACGCATATAAAATTGTTACCGATCATAAAAAAGAATTAGAGAATATTACTCTTACTCCGGATCAAGCGCTTGGCATCCTAATTGTTCCCGATGATACTACTATATATCAAGAAAAGGAGGAAAAATTAGCTAAATTATCAAAAAAATATAGGCGCACGGTAGCCGGATATAAGAGTGAAAAATATTTATCAGATAATCACCATCAACTAAACAAAGAAATAAAAAAATTTATCAAACAGTACTGCTGGGTTGGCTTTAATTATGTCGGTCCGGCGCTGGATTATAAAACTGTAGTAAAAGAGTTATTACAAGCACACGATAATACCAAACAAAAAACACCAACTAAAAAAGAAATTCACAAAATTTGTAAATTTAACGAAAGAGAAAAGCACATTTTTTACGCCCTTGAAATGATTTCTTATACCAAAGATTTAAGAAATACGACTGATGATTATATCCATTATTGTTTCAGCATTTTTTACGATGAAATCTCAAAACGAACCGGACTAACAAAAACAGACATTCAATTTTTATGGGATAATGAACTGGAAAAATTATTAAAGAGTGATAACAATATTAGTCGGCCATATATTCAAAAGAAAAGGAAATTTTGCGCGGCCTTTGCTTTACTAAAATCCTTAAAGATGAAAGAATATTATATCGGCCACGAAGCCAGCAAGAAAAGGGAATTCGTCTTTAAAAATAGTAATCAAATATTAGAAAAAATATCGCAAAATATTATTAAAGGTACAATAGCGTCGACTGGTGTGGTGACCGGAAAAGTAAAAATTATTAATAATATTAAAGAGGTTAAGAAGGTTAAGAAAGGCGATATTTTAGTTACAGGTATGACCAGCCCTAAATATATGTCCGCGATTTACAATTCAAACGCAATTATCACTGATGACGGAGGATTGACTTGTCACGCGGCAATTATCGCAAGAGAACTTAAAAAACCATGCATTATTGGAACCAAAACCGCTACCCGAGTATTAAAGGACGGTGATTTAGTCGAAGTTGATGCTAATAATGGAATAGTTAAAATTATCCAACGAAAATAA
- a CDS encoding NUDIX domain-containing protein translates to MNNQQDLTILLEETFLNIRVAILLETPSGFVFEKSKDGYIFLLGGRVKLNETTQEAASREMFEELKLENIDIEMISVIENFFSTADNKNIHEINFVYKATLPQSIDLSIFTSDNGNNGYCYIKMDKFDKHDIRPKIIKEFLKNKKSFVHLITRE, encoded by the coding sequence ATGAATAATCAACAAGATTTGACAATTTTATTAGAAGAGACTTTTCTCAACATTAGAGTTGCAATATTATTAGAAACACCTAGCGGATTTGTTTTTGAGAAATCAAAAGACGGATATATATTTTTATTGGGCGGAAGAGTTAAATTAAATGAAACAACCCAAGAGGCAGCCTCAAGAGAAATGTTTGAAGAATTAAAATTGGAAAATATAGACATTGAGATGATTTCGGTTATCGAGAATTTTTTTTCAACAGCTGATAATAAAAATATCCACGAAATTAACTTTGTTTATAAAGCAACTCTTCCGCAGTCCATTGATTTAAGTATTTTTACATCGGACAATGGCAATAACGGTTATTGTTATATTAAAATGGATAAATTTGACAAGCATGATATCAGACCAAAGATTATTAAGGAATTTCTCAAAAACAAAAAATCATTTGTACATCTAATAACCCGCGAATAA
- a CDS encoding alpha/beta hydrolase codes for MEKKIQIFIIHGGMTFKNKTDYLHYLKTRKILIEKKIRWTDEFLKKNLDNNFEIIKPRMPLQDNAKYEEWKIHFERHIPCLKNNIILIGSCLGGIFLAKYLSENKFPKKILSIYLIATPFDGSNRKYISGKFNLKSDLSLLEKNSKNLYLMFSKDDDVVPVSHAEKFRKKLKNANIVIYESKNGHFNVSEFPEIIKMIKTDVKKK; via the coding sequence ATGGAAAAGAAAATTCAGATATTTATTATTCATGGTGGAATGACTTTCAAAAACAAGACAGACTATTTGCATTATTTAAAAACCAGAAAAATTTTAATTGAGAAAAAAATCCGTTGGACTGATGAATTTTTAAAAAAGAATTTAGATAATAATTTTGAAATTATCAAACCACGTATGCCTTTGCAAGATAATGCCAAATATGAAGAATGGAAAATTCATTTTGAAAGACATATTCCTTGTTTGAAGAATAACATTATATTAATCGGTTCATGCTTAGGAGGAATTTTTCTCGCAAAATACCTGTCTGAAAATAAATTTCCTAAGAAAATTCTTTCAATTTACTTAATAGCGACTCCCTTTGATGGTTCAAACAGAAAATATATCTCAGGAAAGTTTAATTTAAAATCGGACTTGTCTTTATTGGAGAAAAATTCCAAAAATCTATATCTAATGTTTTCTAAAGACGATGATGTTGTTCCAGTTTCTCATGCTGAAAAATTCAGAAAAAAACTAAAAAATGCAAATATAGTAATTTACGAAAGTAAAAATGGCCATTTCAATGTATCTGAATTTCCTGAAATAATAAAAATGATTAAAACAGATGTTAAAAAGAAGTAG
- a CDS encoding GNAT family N-acetyltransferase: protein MIKIIYATIEDYDDFLDVFKEIEEYHRVNASWKFQKPKPELFPRDYFHKVIEDENGIFFLAKDNTKIVGYLTAFEEKSPDRSMLKLRKYIQIDDLSVRSDYRKKGIGTLLMDKLEELAKKNKIYEVELNVWCFNKGAIKFYENKGYESFTQKMRKVLK from the coding sequence ATGATAAAAATAATATATGCAACAATTGAAGATTATGATGACTTTCTTGATGTATTCAAGGAGATTGAAGAATATCATAGAGTAAATGCTTCTTGGAAATTTCAAAAACCTAAACCTGAATTATTTCCAAGAGATTATTTTCATAAAGTAATTGAAGATGAAAATGGTATATTTTTTTTAGCCAAGGATAATACTAAAATTGTTGGTTATTTAACAGCTTTTGAAGAAAAATCTCCTGATAGGTCCATGTTAAAACTGAGAAAATATATACAGATAGATGATTTATCTGTAAGAAGCGATTATAGAAAAAAAGGTATCGGTACTTTACTAATGGATAAACTTGAAGAATTGGCTAAAAAAAATAAAATCTATGAAGTGGAGCTTAATGTATGGTGTTTTAACAAAGGTGCAATAAAGTTTTATGAAAATAAAGGATATGAATCATTTACTCAGAAAATGAGGAAAGTTTTAAAATAA
- a CDS encoding class I SAM-dependent methyltransferase: MEKNLEQSQSTKKMEKPEDWLPGGTEQEQYLKEHKEWRGLEKRLGQPRILNNVYFPEILAWIQEEFKDNPDAFSYFEAGCGHGNDFRTIRKELKARGRYLGVDMSKAEIIHGMKFYKDAEEARKLFAQGDLRNLRHVNIWDRGKRDFSQPVEIKDGEFDLIYMEAVLHGLGYSKKTFQEKKESAQQMLNELYRICKAGGKFFGRASIFGSTITKEKQFELLRKTNNWRFIPEAEEFKEILKKAGFTNIKGALTPHEKAKEDPNKKDILRFSFLAEK, encoded by the coding sequence ATGGAAAAAAATCTAGAACAATCACAATCTACTAAAAAAATGGAAAAGCCGGAAGATTGGCTGCCAGGGGGGACTGAGCAAGAACAATATCTCAAAGAACATAAGGAATGGCGGGGTTTAGAAAAACGATTAGGGCAACCGAGGATATTAAATAATGTTTATTTCCCGGAAATTTTAGCTTGGATTCAAGAAGAATTTAAAGATAATCCTGATGCTTTTTCTTATTTCGAGGCAGGCTGTGGCCACGGAAATGATTTTCGAACCATAAGAAAAGAGCTTAAGGCTAGAGGCCGCTATCTCGGCGTTGATATGAGTAAGGCAGAAATCATTCACGGGATGAAATTTTATAAAGACGCGGAGGAAGCAAGAAAATTATTTGCTCAAGGTGATCTTCGTAATTTAAGACATGTTAATATTTGGGATAGGGGAAAAAGAGATTTTTCTCAACCTGTGGAAATTAAAGATGGCGAATTTGATCTTATCTATATGGAGGCGGTGTTACACGGACTTGGTTATAGTAAAAAAACCTTTCAAGAGAAAAAGGAATCAGCCCAACAGATGCTTAATGAATTATATCGTATTTGTAAAGCTGGAGGAAAATTTTTTGGACGAGCCTCCATATTTGGCTCCACCATTACAAAAGAAAAACAATTTGAACTTCTGCGCAAGACAAATAATTGGCGCTTCATTCCTGAAGCTGAAGAATTTAAAGAAATACTTAAAAAAGCAGGGTTTACAAATATTAAAGGGGCATTGACTCCACATGAAAAAGCAAAAGAGGATCCAAATAAAAAAGATATTCTGCGATTTTCTTTTTTAGCTGAAAAATAA
- a CDS encoding GNAT family N-acetyltransferase: MKFRKFKKSDIRQIAKIKNSVFSSFNKSEYFEKGTVSKYLNYTNSKKSDKELLEAFKITKDSIFYVAEENDKIFGYIKGRKNRIGNLFVLGQNHKKGIGRKLVNLFEKEAEKQNSKEIKIHSSIYAVPFYQKRGYKKTTGIRNLHGLKIQPMKKVLN, encoded by the coding sequence ATGAAGTTTAGAAAATTTAAGAAGAGTGATATTAGACAGATTGCAAAAATTAAGAATTCTGTTTTTAGTAGTTTCAATAAATCAGAATATTTTGAAAAAGGAACCGTTTCAAAATATTTAAATTACACCAATTCAAAAAAGTCAGACAAAGAACTCCTTGAAGCATTTAAGATAACTAAGGATTCTATTTTTTATGTTGCTGAAGAAAATGATAAAATTTTCGGATATATCAAAGGAAGAAAAAATAGAATCGGGAATTTGTTTGTTCTTGGTCAAAACCATAAAAAAGGGATTGGTAGAAAATTAGTTAATTTATTTGAAAAAGAAGCAGAAAAACAGAACTCTAAAGAAATTAAGATTCACTCTTCAATTTATGCAGTTCCTTTCTATCAAAAAAGGGGTTATAAGAAAACTACTGGAATTAGAAATCTTCATGGCTTGAAGATTCAACCAATGAAAAAAGTCCTAAACTAG
- a CDS encoding HD domain-containing protein: MMDIIKISEDFAKKEYAKHDELHQWNHVEDVMNVALKLSEFHPEANLEILKLAVIFHDISYEQYETHVEESMKVAEKFLKEQDYPEDRIKKVLQVMISHSGPHRRKLGEAKMIEGKIIYDSDKFHLAKTREGFEKYFDRFYLDETRDMIKKTCPEFFK; the protein is encoded by the coding sequence ATGATGGACATAATCAAAATAAGCGAAGATTTCGCAAAAAAAGAATATGCAAAGCATGATGAACTTCACCAATGGAATCATGTTGAAGATGTGATGAATGTGGCTTTGAAATTATCCGAGTTTCATCCAGAAGCAAATTTAGAAATTTTAAAACTTGCTGTTATCTTTCATGATATTAGTTATGAACAATATGAAACTCATGTTGAAGAGTCCATGAAAGTAGCAGAAAAATTTCTAAAAGAGCAGGATTATCCGGAAGATAGAATCAAGAAAGTTTTGCAAGTGATGATTTCTCATTCTGGCCCTCACAGAAGAAAACTCGGTGAAGCAAAAATGATTGAGGGAAAAATCATTTATGATTCTGATAAATTCCATCTTGCAAAAACTAGAGAGGGATTTGAAAAATATTTTGATAGATTTTATCTGGATGAAACTCGTGATATGATTAAAAAAACGTGCCCTGAATTCTTTAAATAA
- a CDS encoding TVP38/TMEM64 family protein, with protein sequence MKKSKLLWYILTIVPIALLILGYIFPSSFFGSQEAIRDFVSQFGIFAPLAFIVLQILQVVVTPLSHYTVSIAGGFIFGTWQGFIYNWIGRVIGTAIAFYLARIFGRKIIKHLVKKETIQKYDYIFEKGKLLLFLAYFLPLFPDDELSYLAGLSAISPRIFLPLMAIGHISGSLSLAYIGNGIQSFKEPMFIILSLITLIGGIWFAWHYQKVKNNANTKV encoded by the coding sequence ATGAAAAAATCTAAACTTCTCTGGTATATTTTAACAATAGTCCCAATCGCATTATTAATTCTTGGATATATTTTTCCCTCATCATTCTTTGGAAGTCAAGAGGCAATTAGAGATTTTGTTTCTCAATTTGGAATTTTTGCCCCTCTTGCCTTCATTGTGCTTCAAATCCTGCAAGTTGTAGTAACGCCCCTTAGTCATTATACTGTTTCAATAGCGGGCGGATTTATTTTTGGAACATGGCAAGGTTTTATTTATAATTGGATTGGTAGAGTAATTGGAACAGCAATCGCTTTTTATCTTGCTCGAATTTTTGGAAGAAAAATTATTAAGCATCTTGTTAAAAAAGAAACTATCCAAAAATACGATTATATATTTGAAAAAGGAAAACTCTTACTGTTCTTAGCATATTTCTTGCCATTGTTCCCAGATGATGAACTTTCATATCTTGCAGGACTTTCAGCAATTAGTCCAAGAATCTTTTTACCTTTAATGGCGATTGGGCATATTAGTGGAAGTTTAAGTTTAGCTTACATCGGCAACGGGATACAATCTTTCAAAGAGCCGATGTTTATAATACTCTCATTAATAACTTTAATTGGGGGAATTTGGTTTGCATGGCATTATCAAAAAGTTAAAAATAATGCTAATACCAAAGTGTAA
- a CDS encoding GNAT family N-acetyltransferase: MKFRKFKKSDIRQIAKIKNSVFSSFNKSEYFEKGTVSKYLNYTNPKKSDKELLEAFKITKDSIFYVAEENDKIFGYIKGRKNRIGNLFVLGQNHKKGIGRKLVDLFEKEAEKQNSKEIKINSSIYAVPFYQKRGYKKTTGIRNLHGLKIQPMKKVLN; encoded by the coding sequence ATGAAGTTTAGAAAATTTAAGAAGAGTGATATTAGACAGATTGCAAAAATTAAGAATTCTGTTTTTAGTAGTTTCAATAAATCAGAATATTTTGAAAAAGGAACCGTTTCAAAATATTTAAATTACACCAATCCAAAAAAGTCAGACAAAGAACTCCTTGAAGCATTTAAGATAACTAAGGATTCTATTTTTTATGTTGCTGAAGAAAATGATAAAATTTTCGGATATATCAAAGGAAGAAAAAATAGAATCGGGAATTTGTTTGTTCTTGGTCAAAACCATAAAAAAGGGATTGGTAGAAAATTAGTTGATTTATTTGAAAAAGAAGCAGAAAAACAGAACTCTAAAGAAATTAAGATTAACTCTTCAATTTATGCAGTTCCTTTCTATCAAAAAAGGGGTTATAAGAAAACTACTGGAATTAGAAATCTTCATGGCTTGAAGATTCAACCAATGAAAAAAGTCCTAAACTAA
- a CDS encoding 2'-5' RNA ligase family protein → MGNKKIFTISSDFELIKKPKWLDGFRIKHDKPFPYHVTLKTCTYFDIDNFKNLKKDLSGIVKKYSEIKVIFNKLFISRSSKGECIMIKADNNKKLNELQKEIVKKFSKYGNYIAKKYEKFEKSFIPHITIARHLSSEQLIIAKKDLGKKLFCEAVVKGLSLMIVENNTDEEWLNHNNKSYYKLQNK, encoded by the coding sequence ATGGGTAATAAAAAAATCTTCACAATCAGCTCTGATTTTGAATTAATTAAAAAACCAAAATGGTTAGATGGCTTTCGTATTAAGCACGATAAACCTTTTCCATATCACGTAACTTTAAAAACATGTACATACTTTGATATTGATAATTTTAAAAATTTAAAAAAAGACTTAAGTGGTATTGTTAAAAAATATAGCGAGATCAAGGTTATATTTAACAAACTTTTTATAAGTCGCTCTTCAAAGGGCGAATGTATTATGATAAAAGCAGATAATAATAAAAAGCTAAATGAACTCCAGAAGGAAATTGTGAAAAAGTTTTCAAAATATGGGAATTATATAGCGAAAAAATACGAAAAATTCGAGAAAAGTTTTATTCCCCATATTACTATCGCGCGACATCTTTCATCAGAACAATTGATAATTGCAAAAAAGGATTTAGGGAAAAAACTATTTTGTGAAGCTGTAGTCAAAGGGCTTTCTTTAATGATAGTGGAAAATAATACTGATGAAGAATGGTTAAACCACAACAATAAAAGTTATTACAAGTTACAGAACAAATAG
- a CDS encoding class I SAM-dependent methyltransferase, whose translation MTTKLREPDEENYVFTEGIDYSKTEKKFIWGTGDKDTLELLNDIKIRGKWLNLAAGDGRYNLNLLEKVNSVVASDIDEGALGKLKQNTPNELREKLQTEIFDITKPFPFEDESFDGVFCTGTLHLFPTEILQQIILEIDRILKSNGKLIIDFATDIKRILPDGKLYIRKSEPQYTAEEAAKFLRELLHNYQIQIVESEVPEEEIKTRGFVYRFSCKFILLTADK comes from the coding sequence ATGACAACAAAACTTCGCGAACCAGATGAAGAAAATTATGTCTTTACCGAGGGTATTGATTATTCAAAAACAGAAAAAAAATTTATCTGGGGAACTGGTGATAAAGACACTCTGGAGCTTCTGAATGATATTAAAATTCGAGGCAAGTGGCTAAACCTTGCCGCTGGTGATGGACGTTACAATTTGAATTTGTTGGAAAAAGTTAATTCAGTTGTTGCTTCAGATATTGATGAAGGTGCGCTTGGCAAATTGAAACAAAACACACCTAACGAACTAAGAGAAAAACTACAAACAGAAATTTTTGATATAACTAAACCATTTCCATTTGAAGATGAATCATTTGACGGTGTGTTTTGCACTGGGACATTACATCTTTTTCCAACTGAAATTTTGCAGCAAATTATTTTAGAGATTGATAGAATTCTAAAATCCAATGGCAAACTGATTATAGACTTTGCAACTGACATCAAACGTATTCTGCCAGATGGCAAACTTTATATCAGAAAATCTGAACCTCAATACACTGCCGAAGAAGCCGCAAAATTTCTCAGAGAATTATTGCACAATTATCAAATTCAAATTGTAGAATCAGAAGTTCCAGAGGAAGAAATTAAGACGCGAGGTTTTGTTTATAGATTTAGTTGTAAATTCATTTTACTAACAGCAGATAAATAA